In one window of Acanthochromis polyacanthus isolate Apoly-LR-REF ecotype Palm Island chromosome 8, KAUST_Apoly_ChrSc, whole genome shotgun sequence DNA:
- the LOC110972423 gene encoding LOW QUALITY PROTEIN: peroxisomal succinyl-coenzyme A thioesterase-like (The sequence of the model RefSeq protein was modified relative to this genomic sequence to represent the inferred CDS: inserted 1 base in 1 codon), with translation MDKEQRCVSLSVHPSRGLMDEKFIVLVQKVLPGFQLTIHASYHCEDGNSWEAFAHYTADASGTVNVSQDTSVGGTYSGVEAMGLLWSLRPVPGSKPGLRLRKKNVQTPMEVTVSVYQGHQTEGFVDQVPLASVLVERWYMAPGVRRIPVTEDGLTATLFLPAGNGPFPGLLDLWXGGGPLVEYRAALLASNGIASMALNYLTPKTTMETGKMVDNQYFEKAYKFLQQHPQICDSRIAMLGLSLGSAFTLKMAVYSQVMKLRCAVCIGGSHVQPVDGSVEQVLDYMNKNAEKTRFSENNEMIWRDLLLPIPTDPSFKVDVGRLQCPLMLVVSEDDQNWPTSESAKDMKEMMEQAGNSHLLTILSYPNAGHLIEPPYTPHVRISMFRTVGTLEKMMALWGGRTVEHSRAQEDAWKKILIFLRENLYSSTNPGAATLSHL, from the exons ATGGACAAGGAGCAGCGTTGTGTGAGTTtgtcagtccatccatccagagGACTGATGGATGAAAAGTTCATCGTCCTGGTTCAGAAGGTCCTCCCTGGTTTCCAGCTCACCATCCATGCCTCCTACCATTGTGAAGATGGAAACAGCTGGGAAGCATTTGCTCACTACACAGCTGATGCAAGCGGGACTGTAAATG TTTCACAGGATACCAGCGTGGGTGGGACATATTCTGGGGTTGAAGCAATGGGTCTACTGTGGAGCCTCAGACCAGTTCCAGGCAGCAAACCAGGGCTGAG GTTGAGGAAGAAAAACGTCCAGACTCCCATGGAGGTCACAGTTTCAGTGTACCAGGGTCACCAGACAGAGGGCTTTGTGGATCAGGTGCCGCTGGCCAGTGTGTTGGTGGAGCGTTGGTACATGGCACCCGGCGTCCGCAGAATCCCAGTCACAGAGGATGGACTCACTGCGACCCTCTTCCTGCCTGCAG GAAATGGACCTTTTCCTGGCCTCCTGGACCTGT GGGGTGGAGGGCCGTTGGTGGAATATCGTGCAGCACTGCTGGCCTCCAATGGCATCGCCTCCATGGCCCTTAACTACCTGACACCTAAAACCACCATGGAAACTGGAAAAATGGTGGACAACCAGTACTTTGAG AAAGCCTATAAATTCCTGCAGCAGCATCCTCAGATCTGTGACAGTAGGATTGCCATGCTGGGCCTTTCCCTGGGCTCTGCTTTCACCCTGAAAATGGCTGTTTACTCCCAGGTTATGAAG CTCAGATGTGCGGTGTGTATTGGTGGGAGTCATGTGCAGCCGGTCGACGGATCTGTGGAACAAGTACTGGACTACATGAATAA AAATGCTGAGAAAACTCGCTTCAGTGAGAACAATGAAATGATCTGGCGTGATCTGCTGCTGCCCATCCCCACTGACCCTTCATTCAAAGTAGAT GTGGGACGACTCCAGTGTCCTCTGATGCTGGTTGTAAGTGAGGACGATCAGAACTGGCCTACCTCAGAGTCTGCAAAGGAT atgaaggagatgatggagcaAGCAGGGAACAGCCACCTGCTGACCATCCTGTCATACCCAAACGCAGGTCACCTGATTGAACCACCGTACACACCACACGTCCGAATCAGCATGTTCAGAACAGTGGGCACACTGGAGAAGA tGATGGCTCTGTGGGGTGGACGGACGGTGGAACATTCTCGTGCTCAGGAAGACGCTTGGAAGAAGATATTGATCTTTCTGAGGGAGAATCTGTACAGCAGCACAAACCCTGGTGCAGCAACACTTTCCCACCTGTAA